The window ATACTTTGCATTGCTGTAGTCATTAGACCTTCTATTGGATGACTTGACACCAGCACCACCGCCCTTTCTATTTTTTAAGTACAGTATGGCAATTACTTTAGCTACAGTAATAATATTTACAATTTTTAGGCTAAATATGCAGTCCAAGTTTACTTTAATATATTTTCCATTAAAATCTGCCTCAACTTTAATTTCTTTATTTTTAACCTCATATTTAGTAAAAATCAGATTTTCTACCATACCTATGGCGCTCCATAAAAAGCCATATAAAATAGCTGTGATAAAAGCATCTCCGCATCCTTCCTTAACATGAAGCTTAAAGTCTTTTATTATTAAAGATCTTCTGAAAAGTCGTCTTAATATCTGCAAGCTTCTTCTTAATTCTTTCAAGTCTCTCTTGCCATTTACTGTTTTTCTCTTAGGCTTTTTATTCTTTTTGGGAATAGGATATATCATTAAATTTTTAACAACTTTATTTCTAAATGAGTATATTGTAATAAAAACTGAACAGTCCTTGTTTTGCACTTTCGCTGTAAAACCCAGTGTCAGTCTGATATTCAAAATTATAGT of the Ruminiclostridium papyrosolvens DSM 2782 genome contains:
- a CDS encoding DUF2953 domain-containing protein — translated: MVIFFIVTILVCILVTIILNIRLTLGFTAKVQNKDCSVFITIYSFRNKVVKNLMIYPIPKKNKKPKRKTVNGKRDLKELRRSLQILRRLFRRSLIIKDFKLHVKEGCGDAFITAILYGFLWSAIGMVENLIFTKYEVKNKEIKVEADFNGKYIKVNLDCIFSLKIVNIITVAKVIAILYLKNRKGGGAGVKSSNRRSNDYSNAKYQGNG